A segment of the Acidimicrobiales bacterium genome:
CTCCGCGAGTCGAAGCAGCATGCTGGCGCCCCGGCGCTTCTCCTCCACCAGAGTCAACGCCCTTACCTTGGTCGTCCGGGTCAGCGCAGTCTCCGCCATCGCAAGAAACCCGGTTGCGATGATGAGGAGACCGACAACGACCAACAGAACGATGTCTTGAGTGCTGAGGTGATGCTTGCCCGTGCCGGCCGCGGCGGCGATCACTCCGGGTAAGGCCGCTGGGCCCGCCGTACTCAACTCGAGGGTTCCTGTTCGGCCGGGTTTGCCTCTCCGGCCTGATTTATCGGTCCGCCGGCTCCCTGATCGCCCGGTGCGCCATCCGGGGAACGGTGATGGCGAGCGAGCAACTCGCGCTCGCGAGCCTCCATCGCCTCGGCTTCGTCAGGATCCTCGTGATCCATTCCCAGGATATGTAGCAGCCCGTGGACCACGAGCAGCGCAAGTTCGTCGTCGTAGGTACCGGCGTGGTCCGGCGCGTTTCGCTCGGCGACCGCCGGGCAGATCACCACGTCACCGAGCAGCGAGGGTGCTTCCTCGGGCTCGGAAGCGAATCCGGGACCGCTACCGCCCGAATCGGGGGACCGGCCGCTCTCGACCGGCTCGTCGTCGATCGGGAAGGCGAGGACATCGGTCGGTCCTTCCCGTCCGAGAAAGCGCGAGTTCAGATCCGCGATTGCGTCCTCGTCGACGAAAAGCAACGACACCTCTGTGTCCCCCCGCACCCCTTCCGCGGCCAGAACCGCCTCGGCAAGGCGGATCCAACGAATCGTGTCAACCGGATGACTCGACTGCTCATCCGCCGCGAAAACAACCACTC
Coding sequences within it:
- the ybeY gene encoding rRNA maturation RNase YbeY, whose translation is MGVVVFAADEQSSHPVDTIRWIRLAEAVLAAEGVRGDTEVSLLFVDEDAIADLNSRFLGREGPTDVLAFPIDDEPVESGRSPDSGGSGPGFASEPEEAPSLLGDVVICPAVAERNAPDHAGTYDDELALLVVHGLLHILGMDHEDPDEAEAMEARERELLARHHRSPDGAPGDQGAGGPINQAGEANPAEQEPSS